The region GGAAGAAATTTACCAAAGCGACGCAGAACGTTATGAAAATTTTGAGCAGGCTGTTAAAATTCAGGAACATCTTATTGAGACCTATAAAAAATACGGTTACGAACTGATTGAGGTTCCAAAAGATACGGTTGAAAACAGAATTCTTTATATCTTAGACAAAATTTAGTAAAAGGTTTTAAAGTTGCAAAACTAGAACTGTTTTCTAAATTTTTAACTTTAAAACTAATGCAATGCTCGGAGCGCAGGATATTCTTCTAAAATACTGGAAACACGACAGTTTTAGGCCGTTGCAAAAAGAAATTATCGATTCGGTTCTGGAAGGACAGGATACTTTTGCGGTGCTTCCGACGGGTGGCGGGAAATCGATTTGTTTTCAGGTTCCAGCTATGATGCAGGAAGGAATTTGCTTGGTTATTTCGCCTTTGATCGCTTTGATGAAAGATCAGGTAATGAATCTTCAGAAAAGAGAAATTAAAGCTATTGCTCTTACCGGTGGAATTCATACCGAAGAAATCATAGATTTACTGGACAATTGTCAATATGGAAATTATAAATTTCTATACATGTCGCCTGAAAGACTACAATCAGACTGGATTCTCGAGCGTATCAAAAATCTTCCAATTAATTTAATTGCTATTGACGAAGCGCATTGTGTTTCGCAATGGGGGCATGATTTTAGACCGGCATATCTTAAAATTTCTGAACTGAAAAAATTCTTCCCTAAAATTCCTTTTCTGGCTTTAACTGCTACAGCAACTCCGAGAGTTATTGAAGATATCAGAACGCAGTTAGAACTAAAAAATCCTAGACATTTTCAACAATCATTTGAGCGTAAAAATATTGCTTATATGGTTTTTGAAGTAGAAGATAAATTGTATCGAACAGAACAAATCCTGAAAAAGAATCCGCAACCTTCTATTATATATGTTCGAAATCGTAAGGCTTGTTTGAATATGTCTTCGCAATTGCAATCACTTGGATTCACTTCGACTTATTATCACGGCGGACTTTCGGCAAAAGAAAAAGACAAAAACATGCAGTTGTGGATGTCTCAACAAGCGCAGGTTATCGTAGCAACGAATGCTTTTGGAATGGGAATTGACAAAGACAATGTTAAAACGGTTATTCATACGCAGCTTCCTGAAAACTTAGAAAATTATTATCAGGAATCTGGCAGAGCAGGACGAAATGGCGCTAAAGCATTTTCGGTTTTGCTTTACAATAATTCGGATATGATCCAGACTGAACAGCAGTTTATCAATATTCTTCCTGATAAAAAGTTCCTGAAAACGATGTACGTTAAGCTTTGTAATTATTTTCAGATTGCTTATGGCGAAGGTCTTGATGAATCTTTTTCTTTTAAATTGAATCATTTTTGCAATAAATACGACTTCCCTACTTTAAAAACTTATAATGCTTTGCAGTTTTTGAGTCAGCAGGGAATTATTACCATGTCACAGGAATTTTCTGAAAAAATTAATATTCAGTTTTTGATTGAATCTAAAGAGGTAATTCGATACATGAGTCTGAATCCAAATGATGAAGAAATTATGCTGGCCATTTTGAGAACCTATCCTGGTGTTTATGAAGTAAAATCAAATCTGAATTTAGGATTGATTGCTAAAAAATCTAATCATACCGAAGAACAAGTTGTTGCGGTTTTAGAAAAATTAAAGGAAAAGGAAATTATCGAGTACAAATCTAAAAACAACGACGCTACTATTTTATTTAATGAAGTCCGCGAAGACGATCTTACTATAAATAGGGTTTCAAAATATTTAGAAAAACAAAATCAAGTTAAAAAAGAACAGCTTCATTCTGTTTTACATTATATAAAAGACACCAAAACTTGCAAAAACAGATTGGTTTTGAATTATTTTGGAGAAGAAACCAACGAAAACTGCGGTATTTGTTCATACTGCATTACCCAAAAAGGAAAAATTACAGAAGCAGATTCGATTGCTGATAAAATTTTATCACTTTTAAAAACAGCTTCTTTGACTTCGAGAGAAATTGAAACCCAAATCAAAATGGATACAAAAGACATTATTTCGGTTCTTCAGGAATTGCTCGAAAACAATCATATCATTATACAAGCGAATAATAAATACACTTTAAAATCATAATGGAGAAATTGAGAATTATTTTTATGGGAACTCCCGAATTTGCTGTCGGCATTTTGGACACCATTATCAAAAACAACTACGAGGTTGTCGGCGTAATTACTGCTGCAGATAAACCGGCAGGACGCGGACAAAAAATAAAATATTCGGCTGTAAAGGAATATGCACTTGCCAATAATCTTACTTTATTACAACCAACCAATTTAAAAGACGAGAACTTTTTAGAAGAATTAAAAGCCTTAAATGCTAATTTACAAATTGTTGTAGCTTTTAGAATGTTACCAAAAGTAGTTTGGGAAATGCCAAGTTTAGGAACATTCAACCTTCATGCCTCTTTATTGCCAAATTATCGCGGGGCGGCACCTATTAACTGGGCAATTATAAATGGAGAAACCAAAACCGGAGTTACCACTTTCTTTATTGATGATAAAATTGACACTGGTGCAATGATTCTAAATTCTGAAATCGCAATTGAACCGGAAGAAACTGCAGGACAATTACATGATCGTTTGATGCATTTAGGAAGCACAACCGTTATTGATACTTTAAAAGTTATTGAAACCGGAAATGTAACCACTACAATCCAGGAAGATAACGACGAAATCAAAACGGCTTATAAATTAAACAAAGAAAACTGTAAAATTGACTGGACAAAATCCGGAGCAGAAATCAATAATCTGATTCGAGGATTAAGTCCATATCCTGCTTCCTGGTGTTATTTAAAAGATCAAAACGAGGAACTTAACATCAAAATTTATGAGGCAAAACTGATCTCAGAGTCCCATTCTTATGAGATTGGAAAATTAATTAGCAGTAAAAAAGAAATCAAGATTGCAATAAAAGAGGGTTTTATTCAGTTATTAAGTTTACAATTTCCAGGAAAAAAAAGAATGCTTGCTTCAGAAATATTAAATGGAGTAAGCTTTTCAGATGCCGCAAAAGTCTATTAACGTCAGTAAAACAGGGGTTTGTACTTGATTTTTATCGATGAATAACATTCTTTATGAACAAAAAAAGCAAGTTATTAACAATTTTTGCTAAAATTAAAGAAAAGACTTGCACGCAACGGATTTCCTACTAAATTTGTGTATTAACAATTTTTTTTAACCAACAATTAATAACTAATTATTATGAACAAATCAGAATTAATCGATGCTATCGCTGCTGATGCAGGAATTACAAAAGCTGCGGCGAAATTAGCTTTAGAGTCTTTTTTAGGTAACGTAGGTACAACTTTGAAAAAAGGAGGAAGAGTTTCATTAGTAGGTTTCGGATCTTGGTCAGTTTCTTCTAGAGCTGCTAGAGACGGTAGAAACCCTCAAACAGGAAAAACTATTAAAATCGCAGCTAAAAATGTTGTAAAATTCAAAGCTGGTGCTGAATTAGAAGGTGCAG is a window of Flavobacterium crocinum DNA encoding:
- a CDS encoding RecQ family ATP-dependent DNA helicase; translation: MLGAQDILLKYWKHDSFRPLQKEIIDSVLEGQDTFAVLPTGGGKSICFQVPAMMQEGICLVISPLIALMKDQVMNLQKREIKAIALTGGIHTEEIIDLLDNCQYGNYKFLYMSPERLQSDWILERIKNLPINLIAIDEAHCVSQWGHDFRPAYLKISELKKFFPKIPFLALTATATPRVIEDIRTQLELKNPRHFQQSFERKNIAYMVFEVEDKLYRTEQILKKNPQPSIIYVRNRKACLNMSSQLQSLGFTSTYYHGGLSAKEKDKNMQLWMSQQAQVIVATNAFGMGIDKDNVKTVIHTQLPENLENYYQESGRAGRNGAKAFSVLLYNNSDMIQTEQQFINILPDKKFLKTMYVKLCNYFQIAYGEGLDESFSFKLNHFCNKYDFPTLKTYNALQFLSQQGIITMSQEFSEKINIQFLIESKEVIRYMSLNPNDEEIMLAILRTYPGVYEVKSNLNLGLIAKKSNHTEEQVVAVLEKLKEKEIIEYKSKNNDATILFNEVREDDLTINRVSKYLEKQNQVKKEQLHSVLHYIKDTKTCKNRLVLNYFGEETNENCGICSYCITQKGKITEADSIADKILSLLKTASLTSREIETQIKMDTKDIISVLQELLENNHIIIQANNKYTLKS
- the fmt gene encoding methionyl-tRNA formyltransferase, whose amino-acid sequence is MEKLRIIFMGTPEFAVGILDTIIKNNYEVVGVITAADKPAGRGQKIKYSAVKEYALANNLTLLQPTNLKDENFLEELKALNANLQIVVAFRMLPKVVWEMPSLGTFNLHASLLPNYRGAAPINWAIINGETKTGVTTFFIDDKIDTGAMILNSEIAIEPEETAGQLHDRLMHLGSTTVIDTLKVIETGNVTTTIQEDNDEIKTAYKLNKENCKIDWTKSGAEINNLIRGLSPYPASWCYLKDQNEELNIKIYEAKLISESHSYEIGKLISSKKEIKIAIKEGFIQLLSLQFPGKKRMLASEILNGVSFSDAAKVY
- a CDS encoding HU family DNA-binding protein translates to MNKSELIDAIAADAGITKAAAKLALESFLGNVGTTLKKGGRVSLVGFGSWSVSSRAARDGRNPQTGKTIKIAAKNVVKFKAGAELEGAVN